The following proteins are co-located in the Aggregicoccus sp. 17bor-14 genome:
- a CDS encoding cupin domain-containing protein: protein MKKLDLSAIPSQEGSSYPAPFDAPCNAQRTQRLARSAGLTQFGVNLTVVEPGAWSSQRHWHSHEDEFIMVVEGELTLVTDAGEELLRAGDCAAFRHGEPDGHHLINRSQRPAKVLEVGTSFEQDRCTYSDIDMVAEPEGRGYCHRDGTPYPPKRRG, encoded by the coding sequence ATGAAGAAGCTCGACCTCTCCGCCATCCCCTCCCAGGAGGGCAGCAGCTACCCCGCCCCCTTCGATGCGCCGTGCAACGCGCAGCGCACGCAGCGGCTCGCGCGCAGCGCGGGGCTCACGCAGTTCGGCGTGAACCTCACCGTCGTCGAGCCCGGCGCCTGGAGCAGCCAGCGCCACTGGCACAGCCACGAGGACGAGTTCATCATGGTCGTGGAGGGCGAGCTCACGCTCGTCACCGACGCGGGCGAGGAGCTGCTGCGCGCAGGCGACTGCGCCGCCTTCCGCCACGGCGAGCCGGATGGCCACCACCTCATCAACCGCTCGCAGCGCCCGGCGAAGGTGCTCGAGGTGGGGACCTCGTTCGAGCAGGACCGCTGCACCTACTCGGACATCGACATGGTCGCGGAGCCCGAGGGGCGCGGCTACTGCCACCGCGACGGCACGCCCTATCCGCCGAAGCGCCGCGGCTAG
- a CDS encoding MBL fold metallo-hydrolase — MKALALAVTLLSALALAQDRDLAKVQLKSTPVAGRVHLLQGEGGNIGVSVGPDGLLIVDDEFAPLAPKIRAALHRLGKGPLEYVLNTHFHGDHTGSNAVFGREAKIIAHDAVRTRLLSGRKTPGAETPPAPPAALPVITYEQGVKLWFNGEEIRITHLPAGHTDGDSTVLFVKSNVLHMGDLFFVDHFPFIDVTAGGSVEGYVKNVETVLASLPADVKIIPGHGPLSGRADLERFAAMLRETSALVRQKKAAGMSLEQVKREGLPEKYKGFSWEFISTEGWLETLYEGVSVKKT, encoded by the coding sequence ATGAAGGCCCTCGCCCTCGCCGTCACGCTGCTGTCCGCGCTCGCGCTCGCCCAGGACCGCGACCTCGCCAAGGTGCAGCTGAAGAGCACGCCGGTCGCCGGCCGCGTGCACCTGCTGCAGGGCGAGGGCGGCAACATCGGCGTCTCGGTGGGGCCGGACGGGCTGCTCATCGTGGACGACGAGTTCGCGCCGCTCGCGCCGAAGATCCGCGCCGCGCTGCACCGCCTGGGCAAGGGGCCGCTCGAGTACGTGCTCAACACGCACTTCCACGGCGACCACACCGGCAGCAACGCAGTGTTCGGGCGCGAGGCGAAGATCATCGCGCACGACGCCGTGCGCACGCGCCTGCTCAGCGGCCGCAAGACGCCCGGCGCGGAGACGCCGCCCGCGCCCCCCGCGGCCCTGCCCGTCATCACCTACGAGCAGGGGGTGAAGCTCTGGTTCAACGGCGAGGAGATCCGCATCACCCACCTGCCCGCGGGCCACACGGACGGCGACAGCACGGTGCTCTTCGTGAAGAGCAACGTGCTGCACATGGGCGACCTCTTCTTCGTGGACCACTTCCCCTTCATCGACGTGACGGCCGGAGGGAGCGTGGAGGGCTACGTGAAGAACGTGGAGACGGTGCTCGCCTCGCTTCCTGCGGACGTGAAGATCATCCCCGGCCACGGGCCGCTCTCGGGCCGCGCGGACCTCGAGCGCTTCGCCGCGATGCTGCGCGAGACGAGCGCGCTGGTGCGCCAGAAGAAGGCCGCGGGGATGAGCCTCGAGCAGGTGAAGCGCGAGGGCCTGCCCGAGAAGTACAAGGGCTTCAGCTGGGAGTTCATCAGCACCGAGGGCTGGCTCGAGACGCTCTACGAAGGCGTGAGCGTGAAGAAGACCTAG
- a CDS encoding PAS domain S-box protein → MPFHASTPGVLLLPPGAPSHARAAAALERAGLRQVESLEAAGLVLLDLEAAEGLPALAALSHRHDVSRLSLVLWGAGPQLPEEQLGGLYVAEVVLRGPSESNDPDDAELALRLARAAERHHERSEQRQRSRDLGLLLELTADFAGTLDLQALLHGMTRRLAEEMDIARASLLLLDPAGEAAIVVAASDDASLKDLRIELSRYPEVREVARTGKPLILEDAPGHPLLEGVRAHVSARGIDTIAALPLTIRGEVLGVLLLRRSGSQRGFGGRELEFLLTVAHATAVALRNATLVQSVRGQSELEKSARIAAEERAAALNTYQLFFASVSEGVVILDEGARVLSLNPAAARLLDAPAQVVRGQHVGELVLPGDETPLMELLCAATRGEVRTEVDVVARTRRGRQLTLCVSASPLHDGNAAAVLSFRDVTLARQLADELRKTKDFLQRLIDSSVDAIIAADLQGNVILFNPGAEAICGWTAAEALAGIHVNQLYPPGVAKQVMAMLRSEEHGGVGRLVASRQHILTRSGEAVPVSMTASIVYEDGREVATVGIFTDLRARVDLEKKLTDAETRLEQSEKNAVIVALAGTAAHELNQPLTSVMGYAELLKRKLKEGDFAYRPVDIIYREAERMADIVRKIGKITRYETKAYVGAQQIVDLDKASDED, encoded by the coding sequence GTGCCGTTCCACGCCTCCACGCCCGGTGTCCTCCTGCTGCCTCCCGGCGCGCCCTCGCACGCGCGGGCGGCGGCGGCGCTCGAGCGCGCGGGGCTGCGGCAGGTGGAGAGCCTGGAGGCGGCGGGCCTGGTGCTGCTGGACCTGGAGGCGGCCGAGGGGCTCCCGGCGCTCGCCGCGCTCTCTCACCGCCACGACGTCTCGCGCCTCAGCCTGGTGCTCTGGGGCGCGGGGCCCCAGCTGCCCGAGGAGCAGCTGGGCGGCCTGTATGTGGCGGAGGTGGTGCTGCGCGGCCCGTCAGAGTCGAACGACCCGGACGACGCGGAGCTGGCGCTGCGGCTCGCGCGCGCCGCCGAGCGCCACCACGAGCGCAGCGAGCAGCGCCAGCGCAGCCGCGACCTCGGGCTCCTGCTGGAGCTCACGGCGGACTTCGCCGGCACGCTGGACCTGCAGGCGCTCCTGCACGGCATGACGCGCCGGCTCGCCGAGGAGATGGACATCGCGCGCGCCTCGCTGCTGCTGCTGGACCCGGCGGGCGAGGCGGCGATCGTGGTGGCGGCGAGCGACGACGCCTCGCTCAAGGACCTGCGCATCGAGCTGAGCCGCTACCCGGAGGTGCGCGAGGTGGCGCGCACGGGCAAGCCGCTCATCCTGGAGGATGCGCCCGGGCACCCGCTGCTCGAGGGCGTGCGCGCGCACGTGAGCGCGCGCGGCATCGACACCATCGCCGCGCTGCCGCTCACCATCCGCGGGGAAGTGCTGGGCGTGCTGCTGCTGCGCCGCTCCGGCAGCCAGCGCGGCTTCGGGGGCCGCGAGCTCGAGTTCCTGCTCACCGTGGCGCACGCCACCGCGGTGGCCCTGCGCAACGCCACGCTGGTGCAGAGCGTGCGCGGGCAGAGCGAGCTGGAGAAGAGCGCGCGCATCGCGGCGGAGGAGCGCGCGGCCGCGCTCAACACCTACCAGCTCTTCTTCGCCAGCGTGAGCGAGGGCGTGGTCATCCTGGACGAGGGCGCGCGCGTGCTCTCGCTCAATCCGGCCGCGGCGCGCCTGCTGGACGCGCCGGCGCAGGTGGTGCGCGGCCAGCACGTGGGTGAGCTGGTGTTGCCTGGGGACGAGACGCCGCTGATGGAGCTGCTGTGCGCGGCGACCCGCGGCGAGGTGCGCACGGAGGTGGACGTGGTGGCGCGCACCCGGCGCGGCCGCCAGCTCACGCTCTGCGTCAGCGCCTCCCCGCTGCACGACGGCAACGCCGCCGCGGTGCTCTCCTTCCGGGACGTGACGCTCGCGCGCCAGCTCGCCGACGAGCTGCGCAAGACGAAGGACTTCCTGCAGCGGCTCATCGACTCGTCGGTGGACGCGATCATCGCCGCGGACCTGCAGGGCAACGTCATCCTCTTCAACCCCGGCGCCGAGGCCATCTGCGGCTGGACGGCCGCCGAGGCGCTCGCGGGCATCCACGTGAACCAGCTCTACCCGCCCGGCGTGGCCAAGCAGGTGATGGCCATGCTGCGCAGCGAGGAACACGGGGGGGTGGGCCGGCTCGTCGCCAGCCGCCAGCACATCCTCACCCGCTCGGGTGAGGCGGTGCCGGTGAGCATGACCGCCTCCATCGTCTACGAGGACGGGCGCGAGGTGGCCACGGTGGGCATCTTCACCGACCTGCGCGCGCGCGTGGACCTGGAGAAGAAGCTCACGGACGCGGAGACCCGGCTCGAGCAGAGCGAGAAGAACGCGGTCATCGTGGCGCTCGCGGGCACCGCCGCGCACGAGCTCAACCAGCCGCTCACCAGCGTGATGGGCTACGCGGAGCTGCTCAAGCGCAAGCTGAAGGAGGGCGACTTCGCCTACCGCCCGGTGGACATCATCTACCGCGAGGCGGAGCGCATGGCGGACATCGTGCGCAAGATCGGCAAGATCACCCGCTACGAGACCAAGGCCTACGTGGGCGCGCAGCAGATCGTGGACCTGGACAAGGCGTCGGATGAAGACTGA
- a CDS encoding metallophosphoesterase: protein MSTPSPVDAALARAEAALARGPRAALSQSAAGTAPARTHRLVIGDPQADVRRFLALLERHGVLAPDGALRPEVQLLSVGDHFDWGGRAERAQVAQSSLLLVAWLASHPADQAVMLLGNHDLGRVGELAHFTDATFAAAQVEADRAYAGGEPDAALEEAFLARHPEVPNAELVARDFSTFREAQRQWVEALLCARRFRVAHAAAGDLLVLHAGVTDTDLQALGLAREAWASAPRVAAALNAALDAAVDAWRSGPLVIPVLHQPGSVAVGEGRGIFYHRPTLQPEDAQEVQRTPRRRFDPRRLPLGLTQVVGHTRDKKSRELLQLSGTAAVDGVLRHLVTDGAQVRYRLGTPVGAPRPDEAVLVFTDGGMRETPVEAFELLDVERRAAAQVP from the coding sequence ATGAGCACACCCTCTCCCGTCGACGCCGCCCTCGCCCGCGCGGAGGCGGCGCTCGCGCGCGGTCCGCGCGCGGCCCTCTCGCAGAGCGCTGCCGGGACGGCGCCCGCGCGCACGCACCGGCTCGTCATCGGCGACCCGCAGGCGGACGTGCGCCGCTTCCTCGCGCTGCTCGAGCGCCACGGGGTGCTCGCGCCCGATGGCGCCCTGCGCCCCGAGGTGCAGCTGCTCTCGGTCGGAGACCACTTCGACTGGGGCGGGCGCGCCGAGCGCGCGCAGGTGGCGCAGAGCAGCCTGCTGCTGGTGGCGTGGCTCGCCTCGCACCCGGCGGACCAGGCGGTGATGCTGCTGGGCAACCACGACCTGGGCCGGGTGGGCGAGCTCGCGCACTTCACGGACGCCACCTTCGCCGCGGCGCAGGTGGAGGCGGACCGGGCCTACGCCGGGGGCGAGCCGGACGCGGCCCTGGAGGAGGCCTTCCTCGCGCGCCACCCCGAGGTGCCCAACGCGGAGCTCGTCGCGCGCGACTTCTCCACCTTCCGCGAGGCGCAGCGCCAGTGGGTGGAGGCGCTGCTGTGCGCGCGCCGCTTCCGCGTGGCGCACGCGGCGGCCGGGGACCTGCTCGTGCTGCACGCGGGCGTCACCGACACGGACCTGCAGGCGCTGGGGCTCGCGCGCGAGGCGTGGGCGAGCGCGCCCCGGGTGGCCGCCGCACTCAACGCCGCGCTGGACGCCGCGGTGGACGCGTGGCGCTCGGGCCCCCTGGTCATCCCGGTGCTGCACCAGCCGGGCAGCGTCGCGGTGGGGGAAGGGCGCGGCATCTTCTACCACCGCCCCACCCTGCAGCCGGAGGATGCGCAGGAGGTGCAGCGCACGCCGCGCCGGCGCTTCGACCCGCGCCGCCTGCCGCTCGGCCTCACCCAGGTGGTGGGCCACACGCGCGACAAGAAGAGCCGCGAGCTCCTGCAGCTCTCGGGCACCGCCGCGGTGGACGGCGTGCTGCGCCACCTGGTGACGGACGGCGCGCAGGTGCGCTACCGGCTCGGCACGCCCGTGGGTGCGCCGCGCCCCGACGAGGCGGTGCTGGTGTTCACCGACGGCGGCATGCGCGAGACGCCCGTGGAGGCCTTCGAGCTGCTCGATGTCGAGCGGCGCGCCGCGGCGCAGGTCCCCTGA
- a CDS encoding HAD family hydrolase: protein MIRLVVTDMDGTLYSWVDYIVPAVEALVEAVQRATGWPRLRVVQSLKAVYAKYESNEYPFALQESSLYREFCEFGSFDKLVIEPAREAFALARRKYLRPYPGVVATLEALHARGLPVVALTDAPRNPAEYRVRTLGFDRYLQGLYTLPGFAFPASEEGEALVAAAIQQREARGAYRAQCVVEELPRDWEKPNPRGLLRICERFGVPPEQTLYVGDSLRKDVAVAKAVGALDCWAEYGTYVSGEYRERLDIISAPAVTRRHAAGVLEGGEARREEPATHALSNFAQLLRIIEGKAL from the coding sequence ATGATCCGCCTCGTCGTCACCGACATGGATGGCACCCTCTACTCGTGGGTGGACTACATCGTTCCCGCCGTGGAGGCGCTCGTGGAGGCGGTGCAGCGCGCCACCGGCTGGCCGCGGCTGCGCGTGGTGCAGAGCCTCAAGGCCGTGTACGCGAAGTACGAGTCCAACGAGTACCCCTTCGCGCTGCAGGAGAGCTCGCTGTACCGCGAGTTCTGCGAGTTCGGCTCCTTCGACAAGCTGGTCATCGAGCCGGCGCGCGAGGCCTTCGCGCTCGCGCGCCGCAAGTACCTGCGCCCCTACCCCGGCGTCGTCGCCACGCTCGAGGCGCTGCACGCGCGCGGGCTGCCCGTGGTCGCGCTCACGGACGCGCCGCGCAACCCCGCCGAGTACCGCGTGCGCACGCTCGGCTTCGACCGCTACCTGCAGGGGCTCTACACGCTTCCCGGCTTCGCCTTCCCCGCGAGCGAGGAGGGCGAGGCGCTGGTGGCCGCGGCCATCCAGCAGCGCGAGGCGAGAGGCGCCTACCGCGCGCAGTGCGTTGTGGAAGAGCTGCCGCGCGACTGGGAGAAGCCGAACCCGCGGGGGCTCCTGCGCATCTGCGAGCGCTTCGGCGTTCCACCCGAGCAGACGCTCTACGTGGGCGACTCGCTCAGGAAGGACGTCGCGGTGGCGAAGGCCGTGGGCGCGCTGGACTGCTGGGCCGAGTACGGCACCTACGTGTCCGGCGAGTACCGCGAGCGCCTGGACATCATCAGCGCCCCGGCCGTCACCCGGCGCCACGCGGCCGGCGTGCTGGAGGGGGGCGAGGCGCGGCGCGAGGAGCCCGCCACCCACGCCCTCTCCAACTTCGCCCAGCTGCTGCGCATCATCGAAGGCAAGGCGCTCTGA
- a CDS encoding ATP-binding protein: MKTDALRRAHVPPAAALAAAPPAHAALEAFFASLEEPVALLDRQGALLCANPALTRALAQGGHTLAQLAGALAERAPLSLEGYGEEWEAPLPGGRRLPLTLQPQGEFVVVRLAVTLASSVERALREQQRVESALLELGRKLAAAQGEEELVAAVARGVKALFPGRLFCLRILDAHSGALTSLYAEGRLRSEVQGPVVLKRSAVQRTQLALERLAPGAAQLVEADAELPLLFEGSVGSVSAPLVASGELFGAIQLEWPAPLLGEALGDERVLPQLANQVAVAVRNAKLIDELTFVRKYLEELLERANALIVVCNRERKIVVFNQALTKLTGFTKEEVLGQDLLSFVPEGERLRMGGVVNEAIRGRQVDGFETRIRTRAGEVRASFATSSVLNAQGEVEGVIAIGQDITAVRELERRIIQAEKLASLGQLAAGVVHEINNPMTAVSCYAEALLHGARARGPEAEAEREKLSRILENSQRVLRFTRDLVTYARPARDKPERVSLQAVLEQAAGFCEHVLTRARVQVLRDYRAQPTLRGVRGNLVQVFVNLLTNAAHAMSGGGSVTLSVSTEGSEAVVQVQDTGAGIAPEHLGHVFEPFFTTKPEGKGTGLGLSIVQGIVESHGGRIGVESPPGEGATFTVRLPLAD, translated from the coding sequence ATGAAGACTGACGCCCTGCGCCGCGCCCATGTTCCTCCGGCCGCGGCTCTGGCCGCGGCGCCGCCCGCACACGCGGCGCTGGAGGCCTTCTTCGCCTCGCTCGAGGAGCCGGTGGCCCTGCTGGACCGGCAGGGCGCGCTGCTGTGCGCGAACCCCGCGCTCACCCGCGCGCTCGCGCAAGGCGGCCACACGCTCGCGCAGCTCGCCGGCGCGCTCGCCGAGCGCGCCCCGCTCTCGCTCGAGGGCTACGGCGAGGAGTGGGAGGCGCCCCTGCCCGGGGGCCGGCGCCTGCCGCTCACCCTGCAGCCGCAGGGGGAGTTCGTGGTCGTGCGGCTCGCCGTCACGCTCGCGAGCAGCGTGGAGCGCGCGCTGCGCGAGCAGCAGCGGGTGGAGAGCGCGCTGCTGGAGCTGGGGCGCAAGCTCGCGGCCGCCCAGGGCGAGGAGGAGCTGGTGGCGGCGGTGGCGCGCGGCGTGAAGGCGCTGTTCCCCGGCCGCCTCTTCTGCCTGCGCATCCTGGACGCGCACTCCGGTGCCCTCACCTCGCTCTACGCGGAAGGAAGGCTGCGCTCCGAGGTGCAGGGCCCCGTGGTGCTCAAGCGCAGCGCCGTGCAGCGCACCCAGCTCGCGCTGGAGCGGCTCGCGCCGGGCGCAGCCCAGCTGGTGGAGGCGGATGCGGAGCTGCCCCTGCTCTTCGAGGGCAGCGTGGGCAGCGTGAGCGCGCCGCTGGTGGCGAGCGGCGAGCTGTTCGGCGCCATCCAGCTGGAGTGGCCCGCGCCGCTGCTCGGCGAGGCGCTGGGCGACGAGCGCGTGCTGCCGCAGCTCGCGAACCAGGTGGCGGTGGCGGTGCGCAACGCGAAGCTCATCGACGAGCTCACCTTCGTGCGCAAGTACCTGGAGGAGCTGCTCGAGCGCGCCAACGCGCTCATCGTCGTGTGCAACCGCGAGCGCAAGATCGTGGTCTTCAACCAGGCGCTCACCAAGCTCACCGGCTTCACCAAGGAGGAGGTGCTGGGCCAGGACCTGCTCTCCTTCGTGCCGGAGGGCGAGCGGCTGCGCATGGGCGGGGTGGTGAACGAGGCCATCCGCGGCCGCCAGGTGGATGGCTTCGAGACCCGCATCCGCACCCGCGCGGGCGAGGTGCGCGCCTCCTTCGCCACCTCCAGCGTGCTCAACGCGCAGGGCGAGGTCGAGGGCGTCATCGCCATCGGGCAGGACATCACGGCGGTGCGCGAGCTGGAGCGGCGCATCATCCAGGCGGAGAAGCTCGCCTCGCTGGGGCAGCTCGCGGCCGGCGTGGTGCACGAGATCAACAACCCGATGACCGCGGTGTCCTGCTACGCGGAGGCCCTGCTGCACGGCGCCCGCGCGCGCGGCCCCGAGGCCGAGGCCGAGCGCGAGAAGCTCTCGCGCATCCTGGAGAACAGCCAGCGGGTGCTGCGCTTCACCCGCGACCTCGTCACCTACGCGCGCCCCGCGCGCGACAAGCCCGAGCGCGTGAGCCTGCAGGCGGTGCTGGAGCAGGCCGCGGGCTTCTGCGAGCACGTGCTCACCCGCGCGCGCGTGCAGGTGCTGCGCGACTACCGCGCCCAGCCCACCCTGCGCGGGGTGCGCGGCAACCTGGTGCAGGTGTTCGTGAACCTGCTCACCAACGCGGCGCACGCCATGAGCGGGGGCGGCAGCGTCACGCTCTCGGTGAGCACCGAGGGCAGCGAGGCCGTGGTGCAGGTGCAGGACACCGGCGCCGGCATCGCGCCCGAGCACCTCGGGCACGTGTTCGAGCCCTTCTTCACCACCAAGCCCGAGGGCAAGGGCACGGGGCTCGGGCTCTCCATCGTGCAGGGCATCGTGGAGAGCCACGGCGGGCGCATCGGCGTGGAGAGCCCGCCGGGCGAGGGCGCCACCTTCACCGTGCGCCTCCCGCTCGCGGACTAG
- a CDS encoding GreA/GreB family elongation factor, which yields MSKAFTKEDGGGEEGLVPVRPRTASDAPRYITPEGYRALQEELAGLLSPQDAADAGALDAAVRKRERERRAHEVADALEEVTVVPPPAEPHGRIFFGAWVTLEDEDGELQTWRLVGPDEADARAGRLSVESPLGRALLGREEGDSVEVERPRGRTEYAVERVEYRTSGARDEGAGAGAPG from the coding sequence ATGTCCAAGGCATTCACGAAGGAGGACGGGGGCGGCGAGGAGGGGCTGGTGCCGGTGCGCCCGCGCACGGCCTCGGACGCGCCGCGCTACATCACCCCCGAGGGCTACCGCGCCCTGCAGGAGGAGCTCGCCGGGCTGCTCTCGCCGCAGGACGCCGCGGACGCGGGCGCGCTGGATGCGGCGGTGCGCAAGCGCGAGCGCGAGCGGCGCGCGCACGAGGTGGCGGACGCGCTGGAGGAGGTGACGGTGGTGCCTCCGCCCGCCGAGCCGCACGGGCGCATCTTCTTCGGCGCGTGGGTGACGCTGGAGGACGAGGACGGCGAGCTGCAGACCTGGCGGCTCGTGGGCCCGGACGAGGCGGACGCGCGCGCCGGGCGCCTGAGCGTGGAGAGCCCGCTGGGCCGCGCGCTGCTCGGGCGCGAGGAGGGCGACAGCGTGGAGGTGGAGCGGCCGCGCGGGCGCACCGAGTACGCGGTGGAGCGCGTGGAGTACCGGACGTCCGGCGCCCGGGACGAGGGCGCGGGGGCAGGCGCGCCGGGCTAA